In Canis lupus baileyi unplaced genomic scaffold, mCanLup2.hap1 Scaffold_344, whole genome shotgun sequence, the sequence GTTTATTGTTTCTAAATTAAATTCCCTCACCTTCTCATATAACATGGTTTCAACATTCAGGTTGCTTTCTTATGAATATGCTGCTCattgtctttgttccttttaaaGTATGTGGAGATacagtgagcactgggtgttatataagactgatgaatcagggacgcctgagtggctcagcggttgagcatctgccttcggttcagggtgtgatcccagggttctgggatcgagtcccacatcgggctccccgtatggagcctgctttctccctctgcctgtgtctctcatgaataaataaataaaaaatttattaaaaaatgatgaatcactaacctctacctctgaaaccaataatacagtatatgttttttaattgaatgtaaataatttttttaaaaaacagagcaaTGGGAAaccttaaaaattctttttaaataaagtatggtAGATAAAACTAGGCAGAGACCCCCATGGATGGTTCAGGTAATAAGTATTGACATActtcattctttccttgtctCAGTAACAAgcgtttgtgtgcatgtgtgtttatacAGTTAATAATACGATAAAACGAGTAAGGCATTTCACTGGCAGGTCAGTACATTGTACTATGGTAACGCTAAAATAAGGAGAGTGCCAAGCACCTTCGCTATCCCAGTGGTTTACAGTGGAAGAGACTGTTGTCCCCTGGAAGGCAGGAATCAGGTGTACCACTTTTATTCTTATGGCCCCAGACCCTGGATCAGTCCTGCTACATAATAGGTGCCCGATAAAAACTTGAATGCTTCTTGAGAATTAGCTGGTTTGAAATGAAACCCAAAGTAAGCGCTTTTTGTCCAAACAAAACCTGttgttctttaaagaaaatgaattaaaaaaaaaaaaaagaaaatgaattgatTTGGAGACTCAGTTTTCACCCAGTCATCTGCTACATGTATCTCAGAAGTATGGAGGCTGCGTGGCCAGCATCTTCCTTGTCACTATAATCTCCTAGTAGTTGTTTTGTTCCCATCCTGCCATAAAAGAGAATTAGGACTTAGGCCCTGTCATTCAGGAGCTGCTGCAATGAAGAAGTGGCTGGTTAGTACGGTGTCTGGTACTTTTACCCCAGAAGCCACTGGAATAGGAGAGAACAGATAGAATAGACAAAGaaattaatggggaaaaaaatagtggGAAATGCTGGCAAGAAGTCCAAACAACTTCAAATGCCGAAAATTTGTCTTATTCACCAAAATATCTTTATATCCATAGCCCATATTTTTCTGTAGCATCGTTAAAGTTCAAACCAGAAAGTGTTCTCAAATCCAGTAGGTTCTCTGTTGAAGGACCAATCCAAAGAGCATTGGACGTTTTACCTGTGTCACTGTAGGTCACATTTAACCAACAAGCACCCCTTTCTGCAGTTTGAAGCATAAGGCAAACAACACCCCCAAAAGATGAAAGACATGGTGCGACCATTAAAaattgttgaggtttttttttttttttttcttcctatttgaaCTTTAGGAGAGGAAAATTAAGTTGCCATTTGAGCCCAAGATGCCAGGAATGTCGCCtttatcagctgatttttctcACCATCAGGAGGGCTCTAAGTGGGCTCAACAGCAGCCGCCTGCCACTGTTGGGATCCAAAGTGTGCATGCACTTTCTGAAAATCACCCATCCTGCTGTGTAATCAGCAATATTTGCAGAGATCCTTAATGCCAAAGTCGTGTTAAGGTCAGCAACAACATGCCAGAACccgaagaaaagaaaacactttttgaATTTGACATTTGCCAGTGActagtttagtttctttttcatctcttgccattttgggagaggaagagggtaCCTCCAAGCAGTCTTATTTCTCTCTGGCACCACTCACTTCAGGATCTCATAAGCTCTCACCTCCAATTCCTGAGAATGTCCAAAGTCGTCTCTGTACTGTCAGCGGCTTCCCTTCTTCACCATCATTCTACCCTGTACACTGTGCTCAAGTGATCTTGCCAGAGCTCATATCTGATTATATCATTTCACCTCTTAAAATCCTCCTAAGGCTCCCTATGGCTTCTCAAATAAAGTCCACAGTCCATAGATGGCCCCCAAAGCTGATAGTCACCTGGCCCCTACCCATCTCCCCAAGCTCACCTCGTGCCTCCGTCTTCACATGTGATCTGTGTGTACTAAAAGGAACCCCTTGTCGTTCCCGAAAACTGGCCTTCGTTCATGCCATTCAAAGGCCTCATGCTTTTGTACATGGTTTTCCCATTATCTGGAGTTATGTCATCTGTAATTTACTATAAAAATACTTTAGCACTGATGGCTTGATTTTATTTTCGGCTAAGAGCTACTCAGTTTAAATTTCAACCGCAGTAGCAATCAGTCTCCCTAGTCGTGAATCCCACTCCAGGATTGGTCAGCTTTCACAATATCAGAAAGGTCACATTTCAGAGGGAGCTGCAACCAGCGCAGTTACTGGTGTCTGGATTAACACTATACACCTTGCCAATTAGCACAGGAATGCCAGTATgaattttttttggagaaaggaaATTAGTCATTAATTGATGCAGCTGTTAGATGATCACCCATAATGAAAATGAGCTGGTAGTCAAGATCTTAAGATTCCCCTGCATAAGCAAGTTGTAAGAATATAGCACATCCTATACAATACAGCTCAAAAtggatcagggcacctgggtggctcagtcagttaagcatctgccttcaactctgatcatgatctcagggtactgaaTTGAGGctcacgttgggctctctgctcaggaggagtctgcttctccctctccctttacctctccccACTACCTGCTTGTggacgctctctcaaataaataaattaaattctaaaagatttttaaaagtggatcattgatctaaatataaaacctggggatccctgggtggctcagcggtttagcgtctgcctttggtccagggcacgatcctggagtcccgggatcgagtcccacgtcaggctcccggcatgggcctgcttctccctcctcctgtgtctctgcctctctctctctgtctatcataaatagataaatctttaaaaataaataaataaataaataaataaataaataaataaataaataacctaaaaccataaaacttctaagaGAAAACTTAGGACAAAAAATTTTTGTGAGTTTATTTGGGCCAAGATGACTTATGTATGACCCAAAAACAccatccataaaagaaaaaaattatgaagttcatcaaaattaaaaaccattctttaaaagacattgctaagatgaaaaggcaagccaAGGAGTGGGAGAAAATGTTCCCAAAATGCATATCtaataagggacttgtatccagaatatataaagaactctcaaaactgaagaaaacaaacaaccaaaaaaatattGGGcaaggtgcacctgggtggctcagtggttgagcatctgccttcagctcagggcataatcctggggtcctggaatcgagtcctgcattgggctccctaaggggagcctgcttctccctctgcctctgtctctgcctctctcagtgtgtctctcatgaataaataaaatctttaaaaaaaagatattgggcAAGAATTATGAACCCAAAAGTATATGGATGGTGGATAAGCACATGAATATATGCCCACCATCAGtagtcatcaagaaaatgaaaattgaaaccacagtgagatacaactacatacctgttagaataagtaaaaataatttttttaacccaACAAACACCCAAAGGCTTTAGCTGAAGTGAAATttctaacaaagaaaaacaaatactgcatgatatcacttatatgcagaatcaaaaaaagaagtcaaaatcatagaaacatAGAGCAGAAAAGTAGTGGCTGGGGGTTGGAGAAACAGAGGTTGGTAAAAGTACAAACTTTTAGTATAAGATTTGAATAAGGCCTCAGaatctaatgtaaaacatggtgaCTTTAGTTGATAACACAAtatcatataattgaaatttgctaagatgTTAAAAgtgtagaacttaaatgttctctttttttttttaaggataaatatGTGACAGACATATTAATTAACTAGATTGGGGGAATCCTTCAACAAGATGTATGTCTATCAAATCAAATCACAATGTGTGCTTaaaatgtcttacagttttggggcacctgtgtggctcagtcagttaagtatctaactcttggctttggttccgtgatctcaggatcatgagctcgagccctgcgtggggctccacactcagcttggagtctgcttgtccctctccctccccctctgccctccccttgctctttctgtctctaaaaatgaataaacacaacctttaaaaaaaaatccataagctCTGGTGCATCATTGCTGGTAGGAAAGGAAAATGGCATAGctcctttggaaaacaatttggctgtttcttataaagttaaaataatacttactacatgacccagcagttccacttccaGCATTTACCTAtgacaaatgaaaatttatatttacacagAAACCTGTACAcaaagcagctttatttataatcaccCAAAACGAGAAACACCCCAGATATCAACTGGTAACTAGGTAAACTGTAGTATTTCCCTGCAGTGGGAATGTGCTCATCAGTAACAAGGAACAAACACAACATGAACAAATCACAAATGCtttaagcagagagaaagaagcagaactcCCAaagctacatactatatgattccatttatatggcaCTCCGGACAAGACAAAACTCTAGGGAGCGTAAAGAGATCAGTGGTGGACAGGTCCTTAGGGTCTGGGTAGCGCTTGATGGCAGAGGGGCTCAAGGGAATTCTGGGCATGATGATATCGTTCTGTAACTTGATTATAGTTGTGATGTTACAACTGTGTGCATTTGTCAAAGCTCATAGAACTAGACACTGAAAAGGGTGAGTTTTACTGTTtacaaattatttctcaataaaccttacttaaaaaaaggaaagatgacagTCAAGCCTGAAGCTCCATCATTAGGAATAATGCCCAAAGCTTTTGCAGTCATTTGTCTGGAACATTTCCTGTCACCTGATGCAGACCATGAGGGTAACAGCGTTTTCACTCTGAAGGTGTTCACGTCTACCTCTAGTAAGCCTCCCATGGCACGATCAAACAGCGCACCCAAAACAATAATTCGGACTTCACTGGGCTTAGAGCACAGTCTGAACTATGCCTGCCAATGGAtggaggattttgttttcttttctttttcttttcttttcttttttttttttttaaaaaaagcctgtGAGGTAGAATTATTTGGACTGAAACTTGCTTTTGTTACTGCTTAACACAAAAGTCACAGAGTAGCCAGTCCTTACCCATCTCAGACTTCTTGGCAGTTACCAATAACTACCAAAGAGAATCTAGGAAATGTGCATGTCAGAATGACTcaggctgggcagccccagtggcacagcggcttggtgccgcctgcagcctggggtgtgatcctggagacacgggatcgagtcccacatcgggctccctgcatggagcctgcctctccctctgcctgtgtctcttccctgcctctctgtgtgtctctcatgaataaataaataaaatcttaaaaaaaaaaaaaaaaagaatgactcagGCCATGCCAACATAGGAGTGCCCTCCTTCCTCAAGCTCATTCAGATCATCTTGTTTACTTAGGTATCACCTCCTGTTGCAAACCCTTCCTGACACCCCATGGCAGATGTCCATGGCACACTGACACATGTGCTTCAGATTGAGACACTTCTGAAAAGAAGAGGCCTTCTTTGGGGTTTTTgtattgggttgttttttgttgctgtttggttgggttttcttttttaaagattgtattaatttattcatgagagatacggagaaaggcagagacataggaagagggagaagcaggctccctgtggggagcctgatgtggcactcagtcccaggaccccaggatcacagcctgagccaaaggcagatgctcaactactgagccacccaagtgcccctatttgGTTGGGATGTTTTGGTCTGCCCCAGGAGGCTGTGGAGTCTTTTAGGGCACAAATCATGTCTCACGTTCCCAAGTGCGAAcacaattttattcttaaatagataagtaaatttattttagtgttttgcTTAAGTAACAGGCTAATTGTAATAAGAGTGATGATAGCCAACACTTCCAGTGCACTTGCTCTATGCCAGGCCTATGCCATATGCTTGGTACTCAGTAGCTCCTCAGAGCACCTTATGAGGTAAGTGTTGTTGTCATCCCAGGtgcacagataaggaaaccaagacaTAAAGGAAGTGATgcgcctgaagtcacacagctagtaaatgttGGAATTGGGAATTGAAACCAAAGTAGTATCATTCCAAGGCCAACTCTTTAGAGCTCTGTGACCTGTGCCTCTCAGTTTTGCTACAgcaatatcttttaaaagatagaatGCTTTTCACATTATGCATAAATCCCAGTCTTTGAAAGGAGTTTTAGAGCTCATTGACTGCTCAGCCCAATGTTTGGATTAATAAGCAAGTGAGGATCACAGAAACTGACTGGCTCCAGATCACTCACTTACTCGTTAGATGGCTTTCTAGTGAACAAGCAGaggagtgcataaatatttacagggCCACTGCTGCCTTAAATATTTGAGTATTCTGTCCcaaaaaattattgttttcatcaGGAAAATATATTGCTAACTGCTCTCTCCATCTTTGCCTTTTTTAGGGTTCACTGTTTCCACTATCTCATCCCCCTTGCAAAGGAGGGGAACTATGCCATCGTTGCTAATGTGGAAAGTATGGATTATGACCCTCTGGTGGTCAAGCTCAACAAAGACATCAGTGCCATTGAAGAGGCCATGAGTGCCAGCCTTCAGCAGCACAAGTTCCAATATATATTTGAAGGTCAGACCCTGCCTCTGTCCCTAGGAtttgaggaggaaggaagggtgaaggtctttttgttttttctatactATTGAAGTTCAAAACTTGTAgttgtttgggtttgggtttggtttggtttttcctttttgaattaaAGCTGCAATATCTAGTCTCTCTCTGTATAGCTAGGTAGACAACAATATGGCTGCCATCTGCTCCTGGTTGGGAAGATTTAATCCAACATAAGGCAGATGGCAGCCTGGCTGCCTCCCTGACATACCACTCGTGAGAGTTGTGTAAATACATAGAGTGGACCATGAGTTAGTTCAGGAGGAGCTCATAAAAGAAAACGAAGCACACATAAAATGAGAAGATTCTAAAAAAGCTCTCATTGACTAAAATTATCAGCAGAAATGAAAGTTTTCTCTCAAAGAACATGCTATTGTCTGAAAAGAACAGAAACCTCTGATCAGCAGAGATTTTAGGAAGTCTATATCCATAAATGCCTTGGGGCAGGCAGGCAAGGAAGAGTATGAAAGCAAGTTCCATGTAATGGCATTCAGCttcaacattttgaaatatgtgaTGCCAGCCAAATCATTTTTCATGCCGAATTCCTCCCATGGGAAGGACTTTAAGGACTTCAAACTatattcccttccttcttcttctggtTTGTTTATATGTAGGCCTGGGTGCCAAAGGTACCTATGGTGTCTCTCAGAATTAAGccaatgttatttaaaaacaattaagaagTTTCTTTGTGCAAAAGATTACAGAACCTGGGGGTAAGAAAGAAATGCTTGGCAATTGCTTGCTTTAAGAATCAGTTATGTCCCCCAAAATGCagaccaaaaaaataagaaatcctaTTTTCCCACTAAATGATGCCATAAAGATGCATTCTGAAAGGAACTATCCCTAAAAGACTTCAGCCAAAAAGAATTCGTGATTAAAAGGTAAGCTATTCTCTCCATGGCACTGAGAATCTGGAAGCAGTCCTCTGGAGCTGGCAGCTCTGTTGCCCCCCTGAGAAGTCACTCCTCGCTCACTACAGTTGCCTCCTTGCTCTTGACTGTGGCTCTTCCAAGCCCTGTAGTATCAACATTCACAGTTCCTAGACTTACCTTCTCATTTGCCCAGACATTTCTTAACCTCTCATTCTGATGAGTAGCAATTCTCTTCTTGAAATACGGGTGTAACACTCTGACTTAGAAGAGAGGGGAGGAAATAATGCATTGAAGACTTTCTGTGTAAAAACCTCTAGGTATTTATCTGTGATACTACTTTCTAAATTCAAAGGCATAATACAGAATTTGCCAAGGAGTGTGGAATGGGGGTAACAGAGTCTCAGGCTTCCTTGGCGTGGCGGAAAGGAGTATTTTATCACAGATATTATTTGAAGTTGCTAGTGCATAGTGATCATTTAAAGCAGACAACTTctactgggttttatttttaattattattattataatttattatatacatgtaCTTACATTttgtgggaggaagggaaaacCAAATGGATCGTTGTATTTTCACATGTTCTTCTCTGCTTCCAGAACCTCcttacagaaaaaagaagagtttCCATGATCTTTGGTTGTTTATAACAACCTGGCATATTTTCTAAGCCCTTGGCCTGGTAGCTTGAGGTATAATATGGCAGGGCTGGAGCAGTGGTTATGTTGCATCGAGCCTCTCCATTTGTGACTACTAGGACATTGTATACTCTGAAACTATTGTAAGATCAGTGGTGCAACAATCCTCAGGGATAGATATCCTTTGGTCATTTAAGTTTGTGGAGAATTTGAAGAGAGAAACTCTTCCAGATTGGTGTATAAGCTCATGCAAGGTGGTACTAACCGTCTCCTCTTTTCCCCCCACTGATCTGCGCTGGCCCTTCAGGCCTGGGTCACCTGATCTCCTGCATCCTCATTAATGGTGCCCAGTACTTCAGGCGCATCAGTGAGTCCGGCATCAAGAAGATGTGTAGGAACATCTTTGTCCTTCAGCAGAATCTGACCAACATCACCATGTCGCGGGAGGCCGACCTGGACTTTGCAAGGTAGGAGGAAAGATTGGGCTCAGTCCCTCATACCAAAGCCAAGATCCCATTGCCTATAAAAATTACTTggaaagggcagccccggtggcacagcggtttagcgccgcctgcagcccggggtttgatcctagggaccctggatcgagtcccatgtcgggctccctgcatggagcctgcttctccctctgcctgtgcctctgcccctctctttgtgtgtgtctctatgaataaataaataaaatctttaaaaaaaattacttggaaaAATAGATTCTTGGTACTTATaaagttagtttaaaaaaaaaatgaaccagtgAGATGTTCTTGAGTCTTAAAGAAGGTAattttatacaattatttttattttaattttttgaattttaaatttttttaaagattttatttactcacaagagacacagagagagaggtagagacctaggcaAGAAGTAGgatgagcccgatgtgggacctgatcccagc encodes:
- the LOC140629903 gene encoding exocyst complex component 4-like, encoding MNMDLPPVSEQIMQTLSELAKSFQDMADRCLLVLHLEVRVHCFHYLIPLAKEGNYAIVANVESMDYDPLVVKLNKDISAIEEAMSASLQQHKFQYIFEGLGHLISCILINGAQYFRRISESGIKKMCRNIFVLQQNLTNITMSREADLDFAR